The Eremothecium cymbalariae DBVPG#7215 chromosome 8, complete sequence genome has a window encoding:
- the KKQ8 gene encoding putative serine/threonine protein kinase KKQ8 (similar to Ashbya gossypii AEL118C) has protein sequence MPQQVRISRENSVKRSRSLSKSFRGLFKSNSPTPPPSSSTTSASSSSIPMQSPKHQPPLSGIAKLSISPRHDIHNGHNNKSEESVISDDYSVKYKSACSATAFYVDKHNNHDLPNYGSMSASPAVSPAANSDDLRTNTGSSGILPGVKSDDFPPETIQEYNSEASIDAQLEREVTPSLIYPQNIARPHRSTQRSRSASTGKNRERAASVSIGSIREETASKRHKYIIQQDHFTVDEDGNHEHTLKVLPLVSQDAESHKSKLGFSFSGVFKSHKAEEEGELSVAMSILPESSKHVLNKRLNIALDEVGYPSDEEAHSDENYGQDRDDNSKIPKIVNENAAIGKDELKLINNLAEKINNSIQMLNKNSPSDSPPTVKTIKSKQLLAEKYGKCIGMIGHGAYGTVWVTTKSMSTPLGDGSTNERFPRDTYERNGKLFYAIKELKPRGDESQEKFSTRLTSEFVIGHSLSGGLDRTEPGKHSSHPNILKVLDLMQTHDAFIEVFEFCPSGDLYSLLTRSFKSGSGLHPLEADCFMKQLLNGVLYMHDHGVAHCDLKPENILFTPTGVLKICDFGSSSVFQTAWEKRVHFQTGAVGSEPYVAPEEFIARREYDTRLVDCWSCGIIYCTMILGHYLWKVAIKEKDQLYSTFLEDMTEHGEYYVFEELRHVNQELNRCRKMCLYNIFQWNPKKRITIPKILETPWMRHTKCCVNYKTCCQREKHHG, from the coding sequence TATGCAATCTCCAAAGCACCAGCCACCTTTGAGTGGGATTGCAAAGTTGTCCATATCACCACGACATGATATACATAATGGTCACAATAACAAATCGGAAGAGTCAGTTATTAGCGACGACTACTCGGTAAAATATAAATCAGCATGCTCCGCTACTGCGTTCTATGTCGACAAGCATAATAATCATGATTTACCTAATTACGGGTCGATGTCAGCTTCACCAGCTGTTTCACCAGCTGCCAATAGTGATGATCTGCGAACGAATACAGGTTCCAGCGGCATACTACCTGGTGTCAAGTCCGACGACTTCCCACCTGAAACTATCCAAGAGTACAATTCTGAAGCATCGATAGACGCTCAACTAGAACGAGAAGTAACACCGTCTCTTATATACCCACAGAATATTGCAAGGCCACATCGTTCCACGCAAAGGTCACGCAGCGCAAGTACGGGTAAGAATCGAGAACGGGCTGCATCAGTTTCGATTGGATCAATTAGGGAGGAAACTGCCTCAAAACgtcataaatatattattcaacaGGACCATTTTacagttgatgaagatggaaACCATGAACACACGTTAAAGGTTCTGCCTCTGGTTAGTCAGGATGCTGAAAGTCATAAATCGAAGTTAGGGTTTTCATTTTCCGGGGTATTCAAATCTCATaaagctgaagaagaaggcgAATTAAGTGTTGCGATGTCTATTTTACCCGAGAGTAGTAAGCATGTGTTGAATAAACGGTTAAATATTGCATTAGATGAAGTTGGATATCCGagtgatgaagaagcaCATTCTGATGAAAACTATGGTCAAGATAGAGAtgataattcaaaaataccaaaaatCGTAAATGAAAACGCTGCCATTGGTAAGGATGAGTTAAAGTTAATTAACAATCTAGCagaaaaaattaataacAGCATCCAAAtgttaaataaaaattcaCCCTCTGATTCTCCACCAACAGTTAAAACCATTAAGAGTAAGCAACTTTTAGCAGAGAAGTATGGAAAATGTATTGGGATGATTGGGCACGGTGCGTACGGAACCGTCTGGGTCACTACAAAAAGCATGTCAACCCCTCTAGGAGATGGTTCTACTAATGAACGTTTCCCCAGGGATACCTATGAGCGAAATGGGAAACTTTTTTATGCCATCAAAGAGTTAAAGCCAAGGGGAGATGAATCTCAGGAGAAATTCAGTACAAGATTAACATCAGAATTTGTTATAGGTCATTCTTTAAGTGGTGGTCTTGACAGGACTGAACCAGGAAAGCACTCATCACACCCCAACATTCTGAAGGTTTTAGATCTTATGCAGACTCATGATGCTTTTATTGAAGTATTTGAGTTTTGCCCATCGGGAGACCTTTATAGCCTTCTAACGAGGTCTTTTAAGTCAGGCTCCGGTCTACACCCATTAGAGGCTGACTGCTTCATGAAGCAATTATTAAACGGTGTACTCTATATGCATGACCATGGTGTTGCACATTGTGATTTGAAACCAGAAAATATACTATTCACACCAACTGGAGTCTTAAAGATTTGTGACTTTGGTTCTAGCTCTGTTTTCCAAACAGCGTGGGAAAAGCGGGTTCATTTCCAGACTGGCGCAGTTGGTTCAGAGCCATATGTGGCCCCTGAAGAATTTATCGCACGGCGAGAATATGATACCAGGTTGGTAGATTGTTGGAGCTGTGGTATCATATATTGCACTATGATATTAGGCCATTATCTATGGAAAGTTGCCATCAAGGAAAAGGACCAACTGTATAGTACTTTCTTGGAAGATATGACTGAACATGGCGAGTACTAcgtatttgaagaattaagACATGTGAATCAGGAGCTAAATCGCTGCCGCAAGATGTGtttatacaatatatttcaatggAATCCTAAAAAGAGAATCActattccaaaaattttagaaactCCTTGGATGAGGCATACCAAATGTTGCGTTAACTATAAGACTTGTTGTCAAAGAGAGAAGCACCATGGCTAA
- the MRPL38 gene encoding mitochondrial 54S ribosomal protein uL14m (similar to Ashbya gossypii AEL119W): MIYLKSILKVIDNSGAQLAECIKVLGKGSPKSAGRIGDKIVCVVQKAKPLNQAITGQSNNNRVKKGDIVRAVIVRTKQSNMIRPDGSTISFGDNACVLINKNTGEPLGTRIMANDGVVGRELEEKGYNKICSLASKVL; the protein is encoded by the coding sequence ATGATCTATCTGAAATCCATATTAAAAGTGATAGATAATTCTGGTGCACAACTAGCAGAATGTATCAAAGTGCTTGGAAAAGGCTCTCCGAAATCTGCAGGAAGAATCGGTGACAAGATAGTGTGCGTCGTTCAAAAGGCAAAGCCTCTAAATCAAGCTATTACTGGTCAATCCAATAACAACCGTGTCAAGAAGGGTGATATAGTACGTGCTGTTATTGTCCGCACAAAACAAAGCAATATGATTCGTCCGGATGGGTCAACGATATCTTTTGGTGATAATGCATGTGTGTTAATTAATAAGAACACTGGCGAACCACTGGGTACAAGGATAATGGCTAATGATGGTGTTGTTGGTAGAGAACTAGAAGAAAAGGGATATAACAAGATCTGTTCTTTGGCGAGTAAAGTGTTATGA
- the NNK1 gene encoding protein kinase NNK1 (similar to Ashbya gossypii AEL120W), producing MSNTYNVKQGLKRCDTGTLLERDFPSEVVSVDSLTSMNEKSQKGPGGVGQQQRQQPRGVMVGGGDEVGGGASGGEYNNGDEDTIYFKPKKIYRLEQESASRQTLVRVYSDTERSNFNEVTGKRMFDDWKYRPIYYNEEVHHRDGVGGVAGGHGGARGGADGYVRRRFSISGSRDGKLWSALASETSGHMGVDDAAFGDMQDEYIPDLDFADAVRRWQAEEDMKDSSVPLTRYNVWSEDESDFNLDSASSSIIIESSHAQVSPIPFPNSAGKSPHSAANSLLTLNKALGHRVSSRIFSPSNIENKYKRHKSMYDWGSLLSMSSTGSIAEKFSQEDIKAVKQKIPDDFLSLPYTQRKKILVEIAPDKDYKTIMSLFKKYSLGGSNSFTHLSNQGSRRSRHGSMASQYLSSFTPSSASFKPDERGTVVLGHRLGKIIGFGAWGMIRDCYDVKENFIISPSDAPPETTKAIKIVKFKNNKKVKMQVLREISIWKKLHHPNILALLNWKLEDDYAAYCLTEKIQDGTLYDLVSSWGECVTTTIPLNRRCQYTIALSLQIISALKYMHSNYIVHADIKLENCLLERISDDSWKVYVCDFGMSCHYKNVRVNDDDESYDPDESIEFTSVLDGKVVTTKLRPTVPKSSSNSGLKPLTKLQKMIKSKQLTHDDTPLGISAFPKQYGPSLTSTVMSPSLSSWKHGSPNGRNDLTNEKSDKAETNNDNCSPKGMEPHSHIGSLPYAAPELIYPSPPPLGPSADIWAAGVTMYAMLTGKLPFKHEYEPRLRAMISSGKYDIDLLRSVCNGRIEDSVESYDVEVQFHGLYNAVRGCLTKDMTQRWELDMVDVVLKNDDHRN from the coding sequence ATGTCGAACACATACAATGTGAAACAAGGTTTGAAAAGGTGTGATACAGGGACGTTGCTAGAAAGGGACTTTCCATCGGAGGTTGTGTCTGTCGATTCGTTAACATCTATGAATGAGAAGTCGCAAAAAGGGCCGGGCGGAGTtgggcagcagcagcggcagcagccACGGGGGGTGATGGTCGGGGGGGGTGATGAGGTGGGTGGGGGGGCGAGTGGAGGGGAGTACAACAATGGGGATGAGGATACCATATATTTCAAGCCCAAGAAAATCTATCGGTTGGAGCAGGAGTCAGCGTCTAGGCAGACGTTGGTGCGGGTGTACTCGGATACGGAGCGGTCTAATTTCAATGAGGTGACTGGGAAGCGGATGTTTGACGACTGGAAGTACAGGCCTATCTATTACAACGAGGAGGTGCATCACCGGGATGGGGTTGGCGGGGTTGCTGGGGGGCATGGGGGGGCACGCGGGGGGGCTGATGGGTATGTGCGGAGGAGGTTTTCGATTTCAGGTTCGAGGGATGGGAAGCTTTGGTCTGCGTTGGCTTCGGAGACGTCTGGGCACATGGGGGTGGATGATGCTGCGTTTGGGGACATGCAGGATGAGTATATCCCAGACCTTGATTTTGCAGATGCGGTGCGGAGGTGGCAGGCGGAGGAGGACATGAAGGATTCGTCGGTACCGCTGACGCGATATAATGTGTGGTCTGAGGATGAGTCTGATTTCAATTTGGACAGTGCGTCGTCGTCGATTATCATTGAGTCCAGCCATGCGCAGGTTTCGCCGATTCCGTTTCCCAACTCTGCGGGGAAGTCTCCGCATAGCGCTGCGAATTCGTTGTTGACGCTGAACAAGGCTCTTGGTCATCGGGTTAGCTCTCGTATTTTCTCGCCCAGTAATATCGAGAATAAATACAAGCGGCACAAGTCTATGTATGACTGGGGGTCTCTTCTGTCGATGAGCTCTACTGGCTCGATTGCGGAAAAGTTTAGCCAGGAGGATATCAAGGCGGTGAAGCAGAAGATCCCGGATGACTTTTTGTCGTTGCCTTATACGCAACggaagaagatattggtCGAAATTGCACCTGATAAAGATTACAAGACTATAATGTCcttatttaaaaaatacagTCTGGGTGGGAGCAACAGTTTTACGCACTTGAGTAACCAAGGTTCCAGAAGATCGCGCCATGGCTCTATGGCATCGCAGTATTTGAGTTCTTTCACTCCGTCGTCGGCTTCGTTCAAGCCAGATGAAAGAGGAACTGTTGTTTTGGGCCACAGGTTAGGAAAGATCATTGGGTTTGGCGCGTGGGGTATGATCAGAGATTGTTATGATGTTAAAGAGAATTTTATAATTTCTCCGAGCGATGCTCCGCCTGAGACTACAAAGGCCATCAAAATTGtcaaatttaaaaacaataaaaagGTCAAGATGCAAGTCTTGAGGGAGATCtcaatttggaaaaaattGCATCATCCAAACATTTTAGCGTTGCTCAATTGGAAACTAGAGGACGATTATGCTGCGTATTGTCTAACTGAAAAAATTCAGGATGGAACCTTGTATGATTTGGTTAGTTCTTGGGGCGAGTGTGTCACAACGACTATTCCTTTGAATCGTAGATGCCAATATACTATAGCATTATCACTTCAGATTATTTCAGCTTTGAAATACATGCATTCGAACTACATAGTACATGCTGATATAAAGCTTGAGAACTGTTTGTTAGAAAGAATCAGCGATGATTCATGGAAAGTTTATGTCTGTGATTTTGGCATGAGTTGCCATTATAAGAATGTACGAgtgaatgatgatgatgaatctTATGACCCTGATGAATCTATTGAATTTACATCTGTACTTGACGGGAAAGTCGTCACTACAAAGCTCCGACCAACCGTTCCGAAGTCGTCTTCTAATAGTGGTTTGAAACCCCTAACAAAACtacaaaaaatgataaaaagtAAACAATTAACACATGATGATACACCTCTAGGCATTTCTGCCTTCCCAAAACAATATGGCCCTTCGTTAACTAGTACTGTAATGTCACCATCTTTATCCTCATGGAAACATGGCTCCCCTAATGGCCGTAATGACTTAACTAATGAAAAGTCCGATAAAGCTGAAACAAATAACGATAATTGTAGTCCTAAAGGCATGGAACCTCACTCACATATAGGCTCTTTGCCTTACGCCGCTCCTGAATTGATTTATCCAAGTCCTCCTCCATTGGGACCGAGCGCTGATATATGGGCGGCAGGCGTGACTATGTACGCCATGTTGACTGGCAAATTGCCGTTTAAACATGAATACGAACCTAGATTGAGAGCCATGATCTCATCTGGTAAGTATGATATAGATCTACTACGGTCCGTTTGTAATGGGCGCATTGAAGATAGCGTTGAATCATATGATGTAGAGGTGCAATTCCATGGATTGTACAACGCTGTTCGCGGTTGCTTAACTAAAGATATGACACAGAGGTGGGAACTAGATATGGTTGATgtagttttgaagaatgaTGATCATCGTAACTGA
- the QCR8 gene encoding ubiquinol--cytochrome-c reductase subunit 8 (similar to Ashbya gossypii AEL121W) — MCCNMLHYVTNPGCLTQYVAMYEPIIFDSFSPVPARTKKTSLAPPPNKILERTQQPKHTVTQLHAIQQQIITMGGGPQAKTYMGWWGSLGSPAQKYITSYSVSPYAQKPLANIFHNALFNTFRRVRAQALYVLLPAGIYWAWWVNCRDYNEYLYTKAGREELERVNN, encoded by the coding sequence ATGTGCTGCAATATGCTGCATTATGTAACAAACCCAGGCTGTCTGACGCAATATGTAGCAATGTACGAACCAATCATATTTGACAGTTTTTCGCCGGTGCCCGCaagaaccaaaaaaacTTCACTtgcaccaccaccaaacaAGATACTTGAACGCACACAGCAGCCAAAGCACACCGTTACTCAGCTCCACGCAATCCAACAGCAGATCATTACCATGGGTGGCGGTCCTCAAGCGAAAACCTACATGGGCTGGTGGGGCTCTCTAGGCTCCCCAGCACAGAAATACATTACTTCCTACTCCGTGTCGCCATACGCGCAGAAGCCGCTCGCGAACATCTTCCACAACGCTCTTTTCAACACCTTCAGGAGAGTCAGGGCACAGGCCCTGTACGTCCTCCTTCCTGCGGGCATCTACTGGGCCTGGTGGGTGAACTGCAGAGACTACAACGAGTATCTGTACACCAAGGCGGGCAGAGAAGAGCTGGAAAGAGTCAACAACTGA
- the ERG20 gene encoding bifunctional (2E,6E)-farnesyl diphosphate synthase/dimethylallyltranstransferase (similar to Ashbya gossypii AEL122W): MTKEDNRKKFLDQFPSLVAQLTEALKTYGIPQDAIDWYEKSLMYNTPGGKLNRGLSVVDTYVILKGLNSPFDMPDEEYSKVALLGWCVELLQAYFLVADDMMDKSITRRGQPCWYRIDEVGDMAINDAFMLEAAIYCLLKRNFRNESYYVDLLELLHDVTFQTEVGQLLDLMTAPEMLIDLSKFSLERHSYIVIFKTAYYSFYLPVALAMHISGVNDERDLQQAKDVLLPLGEYFQIQDDYLDCFGKPEDIGKIGTDIQDNKCSWVINAALKLCSPEQRKILDDNYGRKSDICEQKCKQVFADLNLEKVYENYEEQVAAKLRDRIEMTDESRGFKREVLYSFLDKIYKRKK, from the coding sequence ATGACCAAGGAAGATAATCGGAAGAAATTTCTGGACCAGTTCCCATCGTTGGTGGCCCAGCTAACCGAAGCTTTGAAGACGTATGGTATTCCTCAGGATGCTATTGATTGGTACGAGAAGTCGTTAATGTATAACACGCCTGGGGGGAAGTTGAACCGTGGGTTGTCAGTGGTTGACACATATGTGATTTTGAAGGGCCTCAACTCACCTTTTGACATGCCTGACGAGGAGTACAGCAAGGTTGCTTTGTTGGGGTGGTGCGTTGAGTTGTTGCAGGCTTACTTTTTGGTTGCTGACGACATGATGGACAAATCGATCACCAGAAGGGGCCAGCCCTGTTGGTATCGTATTGACGAGGTTGGTGACATGGCCATCAACGACGCGTTTATGCTGGAGGCTGCGATATACTGTTTGTTGAAGAGGAACTTCAGGAACGAATCGTACTACGTCGATTTGTTGGAGTTGTTGCACGATGTCACTTTCCAGACGGAGGTGGGCCAGTTGTTGGACTTGATGACTGCGCCAGAGATGCTAATTGATTTGTCGAAATTCTCCTTAGAGAGACACTCGTACATTGTTATTTTCAAGACCGCTTATTACTCCTTCTATTTGCCTGTTGCGTTGGCGATGCATATCTCCGGTGTCAACGACGAGAGGGATCTCCAACAAGCAAAGGATGTGTTGCTCCCCTTGGGAGAGTACTTCCAAATCCAAGACGACTACTTGGACTGTTTTGGCAAGCCAGAAGATATCGGCAAGATCGGTACCGACATCCAAGATAACAAGTGTTCTTGGGTGATCAACGCCGCTTTGAAGCTATGTTCTCCCGAGCAGAGAAAGATCTTGGACGACAACTACGGCAGAAAGAGCGACATCTGTGAACAAAAGTGCAAACAGGTCTTCGCAGACTTGAACTTGGAAAAAGTCTACGAGAACTACGAAGAACAAGTCGCCGCAAAATTGAGAGACAGAATCGAGATGACCGACGAGTCCCGTGGATTCAAGCGTGAGGTTTTGTATTCTTTCCTAGACAAGATTTAcaagagaaagaaataa
- the EBP2 gene encoding Ebp2p (similar to Ashbya gossypii AEL123W), with protein MVKGSNLKQSSGGKKVSKKVAVPKDIALKNGAEQSEAESVSASEVSSGTSAEYESKALSRKERRKIKKQQKKQEVQEEVESEEDDEENQLDLDQLARSDSESEDEEEPVDGEEEEEEPVDGEEEEEEDDDEEDDDDDVPFSDVEFDSDADVVPHHKLTVNNSRAMKDALERIQVPWKKHSFQEHQAITSASFTDEGIKDIYDDTERELAFYKQALSAVVQARDKLKKLKVPFKRPLDYFAEMVKSDEHMDRLKMKLIKEASDKKAREDSKKQRQLKKFGKQVQVATLQQRQKEKRETLDKLKTLKKKRKHDQIDENDFEVGVEEATSEKKRKPNTKRLAKDSKYGFGGMKRYNRKNDAQSSSEMGDFSQRKMKGKPSRPGKSKRSRRH; from the coding sequence ATGGTAAAAGGGTCTAACCTGAAGCAATCGTCGGGTGGTAAAAAAGTTTCAAAGAAGGTAGCTGTGCCAAAAGATATTGCATTGAAGAACGGTGCTGAACAAAGTGAAGCCGAGAGTGTTAGTGCATCTGAAGTCTCTTCGGGAACTTCAGCTGAATACGAAAGCAAAGCTCTTTCtaggaaagaaagaagaaagattaAGAAACAGCAAAAGAAGCAAGAGGTACAGGAAGAAGTCGAATCTGAAGAGGACGACGAAGAAAATCAATTAGATTTGGACCAATTGGCGAGGAGTGattctgaatctgaagatgaggaagagCCGGTAGATGgggaagaagaggaggaagagcCGGTAGATGgggaagaagaggaagaagaggacGACGACGAGgaagacgacgacgacgatgTGCCGTTCTCAGATGTCGAATTTGACTCGGACGCTGATGTGGTTCCTCATCATAAACTTACTGTCAACAACTCAAGAGCAATGAAAGACGCATTAGAACGCATTCAAGTTCCATGGAAGAAACACTCATTCCAGGAACATCAAGCCATCACCTCTGCATCGTTCACAGACGAAGGCATCAAAGACATATACGACGACACCGAAAGAGAACTTGCCTTTTATAAACAAGCTCTAAGCGCTGTCGTACAAGCTCGTGATAAACTGAAAAAGCTAAAGGTTCCCTTCAAAAGACCGTTGGACTACTTTGCGGAAATGGTCAAGAGTGACGAGCATATGGATAGATTAAAGATGAAACTAATTAAGGAAGCCAGCGATAAGAAGGCCCGCGAGGACTCCAAGAAACAGAGACAACTCAAAAAATTTGGCAAACAGGTACAGGTAGCGACTCTGCAACAACGTCAGAAGGAAAAGAGAGAAACCCTCGATAAGCTCAAAACgctgaagaaaaagagaaagcACGATCAAATCGACGAGAACGACTTTGAAGTCGGTGTCGAGGAAGCCACCTCTGAGAAAAAACGCAAGCCCAACACTAAACGACTAGCCAAAGATAGCAAGTACGGATTCGGAGGCATGAAACGTTACAACAGAAAGAACGACGCCCAATCCTCCTCCGAAATGGGCGACTTCTCTCAACGCAAAATGAAAGGAAAACCGTCCCGCCCAGGCAAGAGCAAACGTTCCAGAAGGCACTAA
- the SNU114 gene encoding U5 snRNP GTPase SNU114 (similar to Ashbya gossypii AEL124W) has translation MDEDIYDEFGNLLNEEQYDSDSDNHSGSFVSDSEVDHKSNNNGTMGDENVTDLTIRQPKLSEVYGPDVEVLVETQDRDDVNLPLVQPYDTKRRVYNAVFTQLKRNIPKAAYDREYMLQLASSSERCINICVCGPLHSGKTSLMDILAIESHERLPYLSKAMKDGWKPLKYTDNIKLEIERGLSMKLNGFTFIKQDSKAKSHVITVLDAPGHVNFLDETIITMAASDCCLIVIDVVEGINSIVVSLIKRAQREKLPVLFVLNKIDRLILELKLPPRDCSLKLHKLVDQINIYTMQRYSPELGNIVFASAKFGIVFTIEQFVHYYYAHNVGSDTDKFVERMWGEVYFNAGKFSKNPNAKKEVTFVQFMLNPLYKLISHTLSQSPTDLKSMLKKEFKVDLYSSFYNLDPLPLLRHILKLVFRDSVSLLDSIVKYGATSEIKSSTIIPSSSTYTVAHVLKLMDYGGELWSLVRVYSGILKKGDLVKLINESQDSEIIDEDEVPTINVEEMGLLGGRYVVPITQASRGQIVLIKGLDNYYLGKTATLFTEYSYSFPSTKFMNEPIFKIVVEPINPSELPKLVEGLNLIHKLYPGAVVKVEESGEHVIIGTGELYLDVLMYDLRHNYANIEIKVSMPLVKFSEGCNNTSFAAIPVTSPNGLIKLSVSAEPLKRDIIRDMINGKLQSAEFDNIKVLSKKLRTEYGWDSLAARNVWNFHNCNVFIDDTLPDEVDKELVKSAKRQILQGFKWAVKEGPLAEEPIYGVSFKLLNFDITGDITNYSAQIIPLVRRACYVALLTSEPILLEPIYEASILVYEVLIPVVEELLKKRRGSRIYKTDTIVGTPLVEIKAQIPVIESIGFETDLRLATSGAGMCQMHFWNRIWRKVPGDVMDEDALIPKLKPAPINSLSRDFVMKTRRRKGLSSEGYQTNDGPTLEKYVDPDLYSKMKQNGLL, from the coding sequence ATGgatgaagatatatatgatgaatTTGGCAATTTGCTTAATGAAGAGCAGTATGATTCAGATTCGGATAATCACTCAGGCAGCTTTGTTTCCGATTCTGAGGTAGATCATAAGAGTAATAACAATGGTACTATGGGCGATGAGAACGTGACGGATCTTACTATTAGACAACCCAAATTATCGGAAGTATATGGCCCCGATGTGGAGGTTCTAGTGGAAACTCAAGATCGTGATGATGTAAACCTTCCACTAGTTCAGCCATATGACACGAAGCGGCGAGTTTACAATGCTGTGTTCACTCAGTTGAAGAGAAATATTCCAAAGGCAGCATACGACAGAGAATACATGCTGCAACTtgcttcatcttcagagCGCTGCATTAATATCTGTGTTTGTGGTCCTTTGCACTCAGGGAAGACGTCGCTTATGGATATTTTGGCGATAGAATCACATGAGAGATTACCATATCTGTCTAAGGCTATGAAAGATGGTTGGAAGCCGTTAAAATATACGGACAATATCAAATTGGAGATCGAGAGGGGTTTATCAATGAAGTTAAATGGATTTACTTTTATTAAACAAGACTCCAAGGCTAAATCTCATGTAATCACTGTCTTGGATGCACCGGGACATGTTAACTTCTTGGATGAGACTATAATTACAATGGCTGCCAGCGATTGCTGTTTAATAGTCATCGATGTTGTTGAAGGCATAAATTCCATTGTGGTTTCATTAATTAAACGTGCACAAAGAGAAAAACTCCCGGTATTATTCGTTTTGAATAAGATTGACAGATTAATACTAGAATTGAAACTCCCTCCTAGAGATTGCTCTTTAAAGCTACACAAACTCGTGGatcaaattaatatatatactatgCAGAGATATTCTCCAGAATTGGGGAATATTGTATTTGCATCAGCCAAATTCGGTATTGTTTTTACTATTGAGCAATTTGTTCACTATTATTATGCTCACAACGTAGGGTCAGACACAGataaatttgttgaaagaaTGTGGGGGGAAGTTTATTTCAATGCAGgcaaattttccaaaaatccAAACGCTAAGAAGGAAGTCACATTTGTACAGTTCATGTTGAACCCTCTCTACAAGTTAATTTCGCATACATTATCACAATCCCCCACGGACTTGAAGTCtatgttgaaaaaagaatttaagGTCGATCTCTATTCTAGTTTTTATAACCTTGATCCATTACCTTTGCTGCGACATATACTTAAACTGGTATTTCGCGATAGTGTCAGCCTTTTGGATTCTATTGTAAAATATGGCGCTACATCAGAAATTAAGTCCTCTACCATAATACCAAGCTCTTCTACATATACTGTTGCACATGTCCTTAAATTGATGGATTATGGCGGCGAATTATGGTCTTTAGTTCGTGTTTACAGCGGGATACTTAAAAAAGGTGACTTGGTTAAGTTAATTAACGAGTCTCAAGACTCCGAGATTATAGATGAAGACGAAGTCCCCACAATTAATGTTGAAGAGATGGGCTTGCTAGGTGGCAGATATGTTGTTCCCATTACGCAGGCATCAAGAGGACAAATTGTTCTGATAAAGGGTCTAGACAATTATTACTTGGGAAAAACTGCAACTTTATTTACAGAGTATTCTTACAGTTTCCCGTCAACCAAGTTTATGAATGAACCAATCTTTAAAATAGTTGTGGAGCCCATCAATCCTAGTGAACTTCCAAAGCTGGTAGAGGGCTTAAATCTAATTCACAAATTATATCCTGGTGCAGTTGTAAAAGTAGAAGAGAGCGGAGAACATGTCATTATTGGAACAGGTGAGTTGTATTTGGATGTTTTAATGTATGATCTTCGTCATAATTATGCAAATATTGAGATAAAAGTATCTATGCCACTTGTTAAATTTTCAGAAGGATGCAATAACACTTCTTTTGCGGCAATTCCTGTCACTTCACCCAACGGTTTGATTAAGTTGAGTGTTAGTGCGGAACCGTTAAAGCGTGATATAATCCGTGACATGATCAACGGGAAGTTACAGAGTGCTGAATTCGACAACATTAAAGttctatcaaaaaaattgcGAACTGAATATGGTTGGGACTCTCTAGCCGCAAGGAACGTGTGGAATTTCCATAATTGTAATGTATTCATCGATGACACGCTACCTGACGAAGTTGACAAGGAGTTAGTTAAGTCCGCTAAGCGTCAAATTTTGCAAGGGTTCAAGTGGGCCGTTAAGGAAGGTCCATTAGCAGAAGAACCAATATATGGTGTCtctttcaaacttttgaattTTGATATTACCGGTGATATCACGAATTACTCTGCGCAAATAATCCCTCTAGTCCGTAGAGCTTGTTATGTTGCGTTGCTAACTTCCGAACCGATACTCCTAGAGCCTATATACGAAGCAAGCATCCTAGTGTACGAGGTCTTAATCCCAGTTGTAGAAGAactgttgaagaagaggcGTGGTTCTCGCATTTACAAGACCGACACAATTGTGGGCACTCCGTTGGTGGAGATAAAAGCCCAGATACCCGTAATTGAATCCATTGGCTTTGAAACCGATTTAAGGTTAGCAACTAGCGGTGCGGGTATGTGTCAGATGCATTTCTGGAACCGTATATGGAGAAAAGTCCCTGGCGACGTGATGGATGAGGATGCACTAATACCAAAACTAAAACCAGCTCCTATCAACAGTTTAAGTAGAGATTTCGTCATGAAAACAAGACGTAGGAAAGGCCTCTCTTCCGAAGGATATCAGACCAATGATGGGCCTACACTAGAAAAATATGTTGATCCCGACCTCTACTCCAAAATGAAACAGAATGGCTTGCTTTAA